A part of Rhopalosiphum maidis isolate BTI-1 chromosome 3, ASM367621v3, whole genome shotgun sequence genomic DNA contains:
- the LOC113560025 gene encoding dynein regulatory complex subunit 3 — translation MNLPQVISSDVIKKSYLKHECSKDVALILSMEQEFDWKIITKLNLSLLNIVHIVGLKLVINLKCLTLSHNKIKKIENLDSLKKLEELNLAYNRITTIENLDHLTKLNILNLSGNNISELKNLDNSLQLQAFYINNNDITDINQIYYLKRFKYLQCMDLSNNPATNDNRQLIINQFPKLTYLNNKYITTEERSSVIEINDEHSLAGSEVLGDSDIIHKAFLNETDGIQFFNYLYHEDLDGELLCKWNSTVRGAFATYKKQITDSAVELYNISLQKLMVRDEMFSTFKMSHNRFERKLTYESRDIIKEFEEIRRIRLGPTEEQLIDIETNEMRISQDSAQIERNIQEYFSIESFVSVSEDNIIAMKKKLHQKNIYMNKTIMDLISKYTKFVEEELKSFLELLVPIFFNMRAVISTYTEILSENVRLAVNNPIKVIPKEFINHFGSRFSINDAVVKMSDKHLEMIYKREELLNSNAKKWAERSIEDLKMAEKQRFWMVFEEITKYCDNVTNWLKSLKNL, via the exons atgaatttaccCCAAGTAATTTCATctgatgttattaaaaaatcatatttaaaacatgaatGTTCAAAAGACGTCGCTCTCATACTTTCGATGGAACAAGAATTCGACtggaaaattataacaaaattaaatttgagccTTTTAAATATAGTGCACATTGTTGGATTGAAATTggttataaatctaaaatgtttGACTCTATCGcacaacaaaatcaaaaaaatcgaaaacctTGATAGCCTCAAAAAGCTAGAAGAACTAAACCTCgcatataatagaataacaaCAATTGAAAATCTCGACCATTtaacaaagttaaatattttaaatttgagtgGCAACAACATTTCTGAGTTGAAAAATTTGGATAACAGTTTACAATTACAGgcgttttatataaacaataatgatataaccgacattaatcaaatatactatttgaaacgtttcaagtatttacagtGCATGGATTTGTCAAACAATCCGGCTACCAATGATAACAGACagctaattattaatcaatttccAAAGTTAACATatctcaataataaatatataacgacCGAGGAACGCTCATCGGTTATTGAAATTAACGATGAGCACAGTTTAGCAGGTTCAGAAGTATTAGGAGACTCGGACATTATACACAAAGCTTTTTTAAACGAAACAGATGGTatacagttttttaattatttatatcatgaaGATCTTGATGGTGAATTGTTGTGTAAATGGAACTCGACTGTTCGGGGGGCATTTGCAACgtataagaaacaaattacgGATAGTGCAgtggaattatataatataagtctacaaaa actgATGGTGAGAGATGAGATGTTTTCCACGTTCAAAATGAGTCATAACAGATTTGAAAGAAAATTAACTTATGAGAGCcgtgatattataaaagaatttgaagaaataagaagaataaggCTGGGCCCTACTGAAGaacaattaattgatattgaaACAAATGAAATGCGCATTAGTCAGGATTCAGCTCAAATTGAAAGAAACAtacaagaatatttttcaattgaatCCTTTGTTTCTGTTTCCGAAGACAATATAATTGCAATGAAAAAGAAATTGCaccaaaaaaacatttatatgaataaaaccaTCATGGATCTGATAAGCAAATACACAAAGTTTGTAGAAGAAGagctaaaatcatttttagaattgttagttccaatattttttaacatgcgTGCagttataagtacctatactgaGATATTGAGTGAAAACGTTAGGTTGGCGGTGAATAATCCAATAAAAGTAATACCAAAGGAGTTCATTAATCACTTTGGAAGTAG attttcaataaatgatGCTGTAGTCAAAATGTCTGATAAACATTTAGAAATGATATACAAGCGTGAAGAACTACTTAATTCAAATGCAA